In Candidatus Eisenbacteria bacterium, the following are encoded in one genomic region:
- a CDS encoding PDZ domain-containing protein, protein MGVKVAPLSDGWREQYAYSRAGIRVTEVESDGPADRIGIVPGDILVAVGFTSLRNVGDLVTAHSRVDQSQPIPVTIVRNNGKVMKIRTMEPVPAPAPEPVAAAPAATVAVAPPTANVAAVETAQPPATEAAVAEPKTDPLTTLGLQCANLNRALASALGASKAEGVLVLEVESGGQADRAGIHAGDVITGAGSQAIGSVETLVHALSAAPAGITLHTLRRTEERDVTVALVAPPTEQEAVQQELRKLREEIEALRKEMAAPKNTD, encoded by the coding sequence ATGGGAGTCAAGGTCGCACCTCTCAGCGATGGTTGGCGCGAGCAGTACGCGTACTCGAGAGCGGGTATTCGCGTCACCGAAGTCGAATCGGACGGCCCCGCGGATCGCATCGGCATCGTGCCCGGCGACATCCTCGTGGCCGTGGGGTTCACTTCGCTGAGGAACGTGGGTGATCTCGTGACCGCGCACTCCCGCGTCGATCAGAGCCAGCCTATTCCCGTGACCATCGTGCGGAACAACGGCAAGGTGATGAAGATCAGAACCATGGAGCCAGTTCCCGCGCCCGCGCCCGAGCCTGTCGCGGCGGCGCCGGCTGCGACCGTCGCCGTGGCGCCGCCGACAGCGAATGTGGCGGCCGTGGAGACCGCCCAGCCGCCGGCGACCGAGGCCGCGGTTGCCGAGCCGAAGACGGATCCGCTGACGACGCTCGGCCTCCAGTGCGCGAACCTGAATCGCGCATTGGCGTCGGCACTGGGCGCCTCGAAGGCGGAGGGTGTCCTGGTGCTCGAGGTGGAGTCCGGCGGGCAAGCCGATCGCGCCGGAATCCACGCCGGTGACGTGATCACCGGGGCGGGAAGTCAAGCCATTGGCAGCGTCGAAACGCTGGTGCACGCGTTGAGTGCCGCGCCCGCCGGAATCACGCTGCACACACTGCGGCGCACCGAAGAGCGCGACGTCACCGTGGCGCTGGTGGCGCCGCCGACGGAGCAGGAGGCCGTGCAGCAGGAGCTGCGGAAACTTCGTGAGGAGATCGAGGCGCTGCGAAAAGAGATGGCGGCGCCCAAGAACACCGATTAG